In Corynebacterium afermentans subsp. afermentans, a genomic segment contains:
- the steA gene encoding putative cytokinetic ring protein SteA: MTVAPSAQEPTKEPPASELRGTLRDCTPQGKGLGKLSEGDIVFVDAPDMQRRLAEQIIARRPAAVVNLAPYSTGTLPTFGPHLLLDAGVPLFEAAGTDLRGKIRDGKKATVSPTGQITVGRKAAGQAQPVTRTEVDATFSQAQRGLVENMEAYFGNTIEFIHSEAALLIDGVGAPELGDIMTERKVLVVSPAPDTRQRMEELKNFMQEYTPVVIGVGAAADTLASMGYAPDIIVGDPKNVASENLRSDAKVILPAEPDGYAPGLERIQDLGVGAMTFPAATDSPTDLAILLATFHDAEMIVTVGQPVELDRIFADSATTAGTPATEPAALLARLKAGRKVVDSSVITNLYAVESGAGVAWAWAILGVLVAAAVAILIAGLGGNGNFADNLVDTWNTIALTVRGWFDGWTN; encoded by the coding sequence ATGACTGTTGCACCCTCCGCTCAAGAACCGACCAAGGAACCGCCCGCGTCCGAGCTGCGCGGCACCTTGCGCGACTGCACCCCGCAGGGCAAGGGACTGGGCAAGCTTAGCGAGGGCGACATCGTATTCGTGGACGCACCCGACATGCAGCGACGCTTGGCTGAGCAAATCATCGCGCGTCGCCCGGCGGCGGTGGTCAACCTCGCGCCGTACTCCACCGGCACGCTGCCTACGTTCGGTCCGCACTTGCTTCTCGACGCTGGCGTTCCACTGTTCGAGGCAGCTGGCACGGACCTGCGCGGGAAGATCCGCGACGGCAAGAAAGCTACTGTCTCGCCCACAGGCCAGATCACCGTGGGGCGCAAGGCTGCGGGCCAAGCGCAGCCGGTGACCCGCACCGAGGTCGACGCCACGTTCTCCCAGGCCCAGCGCGGCCTAGTGGAGAACATGGAGGCATACTTCGGCAACACCATCGAGTTCATCCACTCGGAGGCGGCGCTGCTTATCGACGGCGTCGGTGCCCCGGAACTCGGCGACATCATGACAGAGCGCAAGGTGTTGGTGGTGTCGCCGGCTCCCGACACTCGCCAGCGCATGGAGGAACTGAAGAACTTCATGCAGGAATACACGCCGGTTGTCATCGGCGTTGGTGCTGCCGCGGACACGCTTGCGTCCATGGGCTACGCGCCGGACATCATCGTGGGCGACCCGAAAAACGTGGCGTCCGAGAACCTGCGCTCGGATGCGAAGGTGATTTTGCCCGCGGAGCCGGACGGCTACGCGCCTGGTTTGGAACGCATTCAGGATCTGGGCGTGGGGGCCATGACGTTCCCAGCCGCGACGGATTCCCCGACGGACCTTGCGATTTTGCTGGCGACGTTCCACGACGCCGAGATGATCGTCACTGTGGGCCAGCCGGTGGAGCTGGACCGTATCTTCGCAGATTCGGCTACCACCGCGGGCACCCCGGCCACGGAACCGGCGGCGCTGCTCGCGCGGCTGAAGGCGGGGCGCAAGGTCGTGGATTCCTCCGTGATTACCAACCTGTACGCTGTCGAGTCCGGCGCAGGTGTGGCATGGGCGTGGGCGATCCTCGGCGTGCTGGTCGCCGCCGCGGTGGCGATCCTGATCGCCGGGCTGGGCGGCAACGGCAACTTCGCCGACAACCTCGTGGACACCTGGAACACCATCGCGCTGACGGTGCGCGGCTGGTTCGATGGCTGGACTAACTAG
- the recN gene encoding DNA repair protein RecN, translating to MLAEIAISNLGVISHASSELSPGLTVLTGETGAGKTMVVTGLRLLTGGRADASRVRTGADGAVVEGAFGTQCLPDEVREAIDAIAAGAGAEPDENGEYLVSRSVKASGRSSAHLGGRKVPAATLSELAGHLLTIHGQNDQLRLMAPEQQLAALDRFDPAIQAKLDAYREAYTAWRSAAKELKERTEKRLELAQEVDRLQFAIDEIDAVAPQAGEDEELVATINRLQDVDALREAAETALVAIDGADAVGGVGGEEEPASDLIGRAQAALEGASDQELRDLGARLGEVAGVLSDVSAELGSYTSRLPSDPEELEKLLQRQQEIKGLTRKYAPDAAGVVAWRDKAGERLAKIDTSEGAVEKLKAKVAELERSMRKHAAALTKARTKAAGKLGAAVTEELHGLAMPKAQLSVNVTQAQYGRDGADAVEILLAPNSALEPKPLATSASGGELSRVMLALEVILSESSSGATLVFDEVDAGVGGRAAVEIGRRLARLARGNQVIVVTHLPQVAAYADTHLHVSKDIGDVAVTSGVAALQKEERIEELARMMAGMDDSDTGRAHAAELFERAQGEVAQLRG from the coding sequence TTGCTCGCTGAGATCGCTATCTCCAACCTTGGCGTGATTAGCCACGCCTCGTCCGAGCTTTCGCCGGGGTTGACTGTGCTCACGGGCGAGACGGGCGCGGGTAAGACGATGGTGGTCACAGGTCTGCGCCTGCTCACCGGCGGGCGTGCGGACGCCTCCCGCGTGCGCACCGGCGCCGACGGCGCGGTGGTGGAGGGCGCGTTTGGCACCCAATGCCTGCCGGATGAAGTGCGCGAGGCTATCGACGCTATTGCGGCCGGTGCCGGAGCCGAACCGGACGAGAACGGTGAGTACCTGGTGTCGCGCTCTGTGAAGGCCTCGGGGCGCTCCAGCGCGCACCTCGGCGGGCGCAAGGTGCCGGCGGCGACGCTAAGCGAGCTAGCGGGCCACCTGCTTACCATCCACGGCCAGAACGACCAACTGCGGCTGATGGCGCCGGAACAGCAGTTGGCGGCCCTCGACCGCTTCGACCCGGCCATCCAGGCCAAGCTGGACGCGTACCGCGAGGCGTACACCGCGTGGCGCAGCGCCGCGAAGGAGCTGAAGGAGCGCACGGAAAAACGCCTGGAGCTGGCGCAGGAGGTGGACCGCCTCCAGTTCGCCATCGACGAGATCGATGCGGTAGCACCGCAGGCCGGCGAGGACGAGGAACTGGTGGCCACCATCAACCGTCTCCAAGACGTGGACGCGTTGCGCGAGGCCGCCGAGACCGCGCTTGTGGCTATCGACGGCGCGGACGCCGTCGGCGGTGTCGGCGGGGAAGAAGAGCCAGCCTCCGACCTGATCGGCCGCGCCCAGGCCGCGCTCGAAGGCGCAAGTGACCAAGAGCTGCGGGACCTGGGGGCCAGGCTGGGCGAGGTCGCTGGCGTGCTCTCGGACGTCTCGGCGGAGCTGGGCAGCTACACCAGTAGGCTGCCGTCCGACCCAGAGGAGCTGGAGAAGCTCCTGCAGCGCCAGCAGGAGATCAAGGGCTTGACCCGCAAGTACGCTCCGGACGCGGCAGGTGTGGTGGCGTGGCGTGACAAGGCGGGGGAGCGGCTGGCCAAGATCGATACGTCGGAAGGTGCCGTCGAAAAGCTCAAGGCGAAGGTGGCCGAGCTCGAGCGGTCGATGAGAAAGCATGCAGCCGCGCTGACGAAGGCGCGCACCAAGGCCGCGGGCAAGCTGGGCGCGGCGGTGACCGAGGAGCTGCACGGGTTGGCGATGCCGAAGGCGCAGCTTTCCGTCAACGTCACTCAGGCACAGTACGGCCGCGACGGCGCCGACGCGGTGGAGATCCTCCTCGCGCCGAACAGCGCGCTTGAGCCGAAGCCGCTGGCAACGAGCGCGTCCGGCGGCGAGCTGTCGCGCGTGATGCTCGCGCTGGAGGTCATCTTGTCTGAATCCTCCAGTGGCGCAACACTCGTTTTCGATGAGGTGGACGCGGGCGTGGGCGGGCGCGCAGCAGTGGAGATTGGCCGGCGCCTTGCGCGTCTGGCCCGCGGCAACCAGGTCATCGTGGTCACGCACCTGCCGCAGGTCGCAGCCTATGCTGACACGCACCTGCACGTGTCCAAGGACATCGGTGACGTGGCCGTGACCTCCGGTGTTGCTGCGTTGCAAAAGGAAGAACGCATCGAGGAGTTGGCCCGCATGATGGCCGGGATGGACGATTCGGACACCGGCCGCGCCCATGCCGCCGAGCTGTTCGAGCGCGCACAGGGTGAGGTGGCGCAGTTGCGCGGTTAG
- the scpB gene encoding SMC-Scp complex subunit ScpB — MDSLPMVSQLRSRIESVLLVIDAPVAVEQLASALGATSEEVSDILREFARELDERGSGMDLRETAEGWRLYTRTDNADAVEAFLLDGTQKKLSRAAMETLAVVAYRQPVTRAQVAGVRGVNVDGVVRTLTLRGLIAEVDPGEAGEDVPDHGAHRYVTTELFLELLGIDSLERLPELAPLLPDIDSIEDAW, encoded by the coding sequence ATGGATAGCTTGCCCATGGTCTCCCAGCTGCGCTCCCGAATTGAGTCGGTGCTGCTGGTCATCGACGCGCCCGTCGCCGTGGAGCAGCTGGCAAGTGCACTCGGTGCAACTTCCGAGGAGGTCTCTGACATACTGCGGGAATTTGCCCGCGAGCTGGACGAGCGCGGCTCCGGCATGGACCTGCGCGAAACCGCGGAGGGCTGGCGCCTGTACACCCGCACTGACAACGCCGACGCGGTCGAGGCGTTCCTGCTGGACGGCACGCAAAAGAAGCTGTCTCGCGCGGCGATGGAAACACTCGCGGTGGTGGCCTACCGTCAGCCGGTCACCCGCGCGCAGGTCGCGGGTGTGCGCGGCGTGAACGTGGACGGCGTGGTGCGTACGCTCACACTGCGAGGCCTGATCGCCGAGGTGGACCCGGGCGAGGCCGGGGAGGACGTGCCGGATCACGGCGCGCACCGCTACGTCACCACCGAGCTGTTTTTGGAGCTTTTAGGCATCGATTCCTTGGAGCGCCTGCCGGAGCTTGCGCCGCTGCTTCCGGACATCGATTCCATCGAGGATGCCTGGTAA
- the xerD gene encoding site-specific tyrosine recombinase XerD: MDAEALAQRWLTHLAVERGVSPHTLSNYTRDVHRYTAWLAAAGKTDLSQVSATDIEAYVADLRRGVDGAKPLAASSAGRALTVARGLHKFGVGEGVLPADAAVEVSPPRTGERLPDTLSIEEVAKLLDACPTETPSGLRDKALLETLYATGARVSEVLGLSVDDASAALDGEYGGVLAVTGKGNKQRLVPLGSKAQEALEAYLVRGRPAFANGTSHALLLNKRGGALSRQSAWNAIKAAAARAGIDKDISPHTLRHSFATHLLEGGADVRSVQELLGHASVTTTQIYTHITADNLREVWRSTHPRA, from the coding sequence GTGGACGCGGAGGCGCTGGCGCAGCGCTGGCTGACGCATCTTGCCGTCGAAAGGGGTGTGTCACCCCACACGCTGAGCAATTACACCCGCGATGTGCACCGATACACTGCGTGGCTGGCCGCGGCTGGCAAAACGGATTTGAGTCAGGTTAGCGCCACCGACATCGAGGCGTATGTCGCGGACCTGCGCCGGGGTGTGGACGGGGCGAAGCCCTTGGCCGCGTCCTCGGCGGGGCGGGCGCTGACCGTCGCACGCGGTCTGCATAAGTTCGGCGTGGGCGAGGGGGTTCTGCCAGCTGACGCAGCCGTTGAGGTCTCGCCGCCGCGGACCGGCGAGCGGCTGCCAGACACGTTGAGCATCGAAGAGGTGGCCAAGCTTCTCGACGCATGCCCGACCGAAACCCCATCCGGACTGCGCGACAAAGCACTGCTGGAGACGCTCTACGCCACCGGCGCCCGTGTCTCGGAGGTGCTGGGCTTAAGCGTCGACGACGCCAGCGCCGCCTTAGACGGCGAGTACGGCGGCGTGCTCGCGGTAACCGGCAAGGGCAACAAGCAACGTTTGGTGCCGCTGGGATCCAAGGCGCAGGAGGCGCTGGAGGCGTACTTGGTGCGCGGGCGTCCGGCGTTTGCCAACGGCACCTCGCACGCGCTGCTGCTAAACAAGCGCGGCGGAGCGTTGTCCCGCCAAAGCGCGTGGAACGCGATCAAGGCTGCGGCGGCCCGGGCGGGGATTGATAAGGACATCTCGCCGCACACCCTGCGGCATTCGTTTGCCACGCACCTGCTGGAAGGCGGGGCGGACGTGCGAAGCGTTCAGGAACTCCTCGGGCACGCCTCAGTGACCACCACGCAGATTTACACCCACATCACAGCCGATAACCTGCGCGAAGTTTGGCGCAGCACGCACCCACGTGCGTAG
- the cmk gene encoding (d)CMP kinase: MADTLSNMDNGGLIVAVDGPSGTGKSTMCRALAKRLDAKYVDTGAMYRVATLAVLRAGVDPADTAKVIEATADLPLEVSDDPDSTEVLFAGEDVKAEIRGAEVTKHVSAVSAIPEVRVNLVELQRKLARESGRAIVEGRDIGTVVLPDAPAKVFMTASAEVRAKRRYDQDVAAGREADFDAVLADVQRRDEADSSRATSPLKPADDAVLVDTSEMTPDEVLAALTEVVERSAR; encoded by the coding sequence ATGGCGGACACACTTTCCAATATGGATAACGGCGGGCTCATCGTGGCTGTGGACGGGCCTTCGGGCACCGGCAAGTCCACAATGTGCCGCGCGCTGGCGAAACGCCTGGACGCGAAGTACGTGGACACTGGGGCGATGTACCGCGTTGCCACCTTGGCTGTGCTGCGCGCGGGAGTAGACCCGGCCGACACGGCGAAGGTAATTGAGGCGACCGCGGACTTGCCGTTGGAGGTCTCCGACGATCCGGATTCCACCGAGGTGCTTTTTGCTGGCGAGGACGTCAAGGCGGAAATCCGCGGCGCCGAGGTGACCAAGCACGTCTCCGCCGTCTCCGCCATCCCCGAGGTGCGCGTGAACCTGGTGGAGTTGCAGCGCAAGCTCGCCCGCGAGTCCGGGCGCGCGATCGTGGAAGGCCGCGACATCGGCACCGTCGTTTTGCCGGATGCACCCGCGAAGGTGTTCATGACGGCGAGCGCAGAGGTGCGTGCGAAGCGTCGCTACGACCAGGACGTTGCGGCGGGGCGCGAGGCGGACTTCGACGCGGTGCTTGCGGACGTGCAGCGCCGCGACGAGGCAGATTCCTCGCGAGCGACCAGCCCGCTCAAGCCCGCGGACGATGCGGTGCTTGTGGACACCTCCGAGATGACCCCGGACGAGGTCCTGGCGGCACTGACCGAGGTCGTGGAAAGGAGCGCGCGATGA
- a CDS encoding ParA family protein: MADEALFDAADQKTFLTGRPWREFAQPKELDKHGPATVISMVNQKGGVGKTTSTINLGACLAEQGRKVLLVDLDPQGALSAGLGVSYEEEQVTVYDLLFDNTASIHAAINTTNVSGLDVVPANIDLSAAEIQLVNEVGREHTLARALRPVRNEYDFIILDCGPSLGLLTVNALACSHGVIIPMECEYFSLRGLALLTDTVEKVRDRINFDLDIVGILVTMFDRRTTHAREVMDRVVEVFGERVFDTVITRTVRFPETSVAGEPIITWAPNSQGADQYRNLALEVLERTS; the protein is encoded by the coding sequence ATGGCGGACGAGGCGCTGTTTGACGCTGCGGACCAGAAAACGTTTCTGACCGGGCGGCCGTGGCGCGAATTTGCCCAGCCGAAGGAGCTGGACAAGCACGGGCCTGCCACGGTGATCTCCATGGTCAACCAGAAGGGTGGTGTGGGCAAAACCACCTCGACGATCAATCTCGGCGCTTGCCTGGCGGAACAGGGCCGCAAGGTACTTCTCGTGGACCTGGACCCGCAGGGCGCGCTCTCAGCGGGGCTCGGCGTTTCCTACGAAGAGGAGCAGGTCACCGTCTACGACCTGTTGTTCGACAACACCGCAAGCATCCACGCCGCGATTAACACGACCAACGTCTCCGGCCTGGATGTGGTGCCCGCCAACATCGACCTGTCGGCGGCGGAGATTCAGCTGGTCAACGAGGTTGGTCGCGAGCACACGCTCGCCCGCGCTCTGCGTCCGGTGCGAAACGAGTACGACTTCATCATCCTCGACTGCGGGCCGTCCCTCGGCCTGCTCACCGTCAACGCGCTCGCCTGCTCCCACGGCGTGATCATCCCAATGGAGTGCGAGTACTTCTCCCTGCGCGGCTTGGCGCTGCTCACGGACACGGTGGAGAAGGTGCGCGACCGCATCAACTTCGACCTGGACATCGTGGGCATCCTGGTGACCATGTTTGACCGCCGCACCACCCACGCCCGCGAGGTGATGGACCGGGTGGTGGAGGTCTTCGGCGAGCGCGTCTTTGACACCGTGATCACCCGCACCGTGCGTTTCCCGGAGACGTCTGTGGCCGGCGAGCCGATCATCACCTGGGCGCCGAACTCCCAGGGCGCGGACCAGTACCGCAACCTTGCGCTCGAGGTGCTGGAGCGCACCAGCTAG
- a CDS encoding NUDIX domain-containing protein yields MSHEFTVTGSEVVLDAPIIAVRRDQVVMPGGNEAAREIVEHFGAVAVVALDDQGRVALVEQYRHSVGERLLELPAGLLDIHAEDELSCAKRELQEEAGLAANEWGVLVDLATSPGFAEEAVRVFIARGLHEVERPEAENEEADMDFAWVDLEEAADKALRGEVVNSIAVSGILAAARLVARGEKPRPVDEPFHLRPTSLAYRRAEKGIVPDMKRV; encoded by the coding sequence ATGAGCCACGAATTCACTGTCACTGGGTCCGAAGTCGTCCTTGACGCGCCGATCATCGCGGTGCGCCGCGACCAGGTGGTTATGCCGGGAGGCAACGAGGCTGCGCGCGAAATTGTGGAGCACTTCGGCGCCGTCGCCGTGGTCGCGCTGGACGATCAGGGACGTGTGGCGCTGGTGGAGCAGTACCGCCACAGCGTGGGTGAGCGTCTGCTGGAGCTTCCCGCCGGGCTGTTGGACATTCACGCGGAGGACGAGCTGAGCTGCGCGAAGCGCGAGCTGCAGGAGGAGGCGGGCCTGGCTGCCAACGAGTGGGGCGTGCTGGTGGACTTAGCCACCTCCCCAGGGTTCGCGGAGGAAGCAGTACGGGTGTTCATCGCCCGCGGCCTGCACGAAGTGGAACGTCCCGAGGCCGAAAACGAGGAGGCCGACATGGACTTTGCGTGGGTGGACCTGGAGGAGGCCGCCGATAAGGCGCTGCGCGGCGAAGTGGTCAACTCGATTGCGGTCTCCGGCATCCTCGCGGCCGCGCGTCTGGTCGCCCGGGGCGAAAAGCCCAGGCCTGTCGACGAGCCCTTCCACCTGCGCCCGACTTCGTTGGCCTACCGCCGCGCGGAAAAAGGCATCGTGCCGGACATGAAACGGGTCTAG
- a CDS encoding segregation and condensation protein A gives MAAAAPEQYPQPEITGFTLALQNFEGPFDLLLTLIQSKKLDVTEVALAEVTDEFIAYTRALGETEALDEVTEFLVVAATLLDLKTARLLPGNDGENIEDLELLEARDLLFARLLQYRAYQRVADQFAEWQKLALRRYPRAVSMEPRFVDLLPPVDLGHTAASFAELAASVFRPRPPEEVRTDHLHAQAVSVPEQAGKILDTLRLAGTGSWLTFAALTRDCTRSMEVVGRFLALLELYKAKAVETEQPEALGRLDVSWTGLEVDPAVVAASNWT, from the coding sequence GTGGCGGCGGCAGCGCCCGAGCAGTACCCCCAGCCGGAGATCACCGGGTTCACCCTGGCTCTGCAGAACTTCGAGGGGCCGTTCGACCTGCTGCTCACGCTGATCCAGTCGAAGAAGCTGGACGTGACAGAGGTGGCGTTGGCAGAGGTGACCGACGAGTTCATCGCGTATACGCGCGCGCTCGGGGAGACGGAGGCGCTGGACGAGGTCACCGAGTTCCTCGTCGTTGCGGCGACCCTGCTGGACCTGAAGACCGCGCGCCTGCTTCCGGGAAACGACGGCGAAAACATCGAAGACCTCGAGCTTTTGGAGGCACGCGACCTGTTGTTCGCCCGCCTGCTGCAGTACCGCGCCTACCAACGCGTGGCCGACCAGTTCGCCGAGTGGCAAAAACTCGCGCTGCGGCGCTACCCGCGCGCGGTGTCCATGGAGCCTAGGTTCGTGGACCTGCTGCCGCCGGTGGATCTCGGGCACACAGCTGCGAGTTTCGCCGAACTTGCCGCCAGCGTGTTCCGCCCCCGGCCGCCGGAGGAGGTGCGCACAGACCACCTGCACGCACAGGCGGTGTCCGTGCCAGAACAGGCGGGCAAGATCCTGGACACGCTGAGACTGGCGGGTACCGGCTCCTGGCTGACGTTTGCGGCGCTCACGCGCGATTGCACCCGTTCAATGGAGGTGGTGGGCAGGTTCCTGGCACTGTTGGAGCTGTATAAGGCCAAGGCCGTGGAGACGGAGCAGCCGGAAGCGCTGGGACGCCTGGACGTGTCCTGGACCGGGCTTGAGGTGGATCCAGCGGTCGTTGCCGCCTCGAACTGGACGTAA
- a CDS encoding copper transporter, translating into MAKTQGRVGLIAAGLGWGAALGIALGALVLAPAMPGKVDLGFSQYKADAPAKPAVDNSELEAAQARAEEANDLLAQESGSIVSGALKDVPVTIVRTAAADSEDVESVRWLLNAAGASDSGELTLTERFSDQAGADELSSIVANTLPSGAKLSVEDRSPGLHAGQSLATVLFDDGTSGESKTLPDDRTLVLDSLQQAGFIEFSGSIVPAGAVVIVDGPARSSDFSAQVIGDFAKALGAEGKTALATQGAEPDAISGVKTVGGVDAEAGRIKSVLAVSSGGGEA; encoded by the coding sequence ATGGCGAAGACTCAAGGCAGGGTAGGCCTCATCGCAGCTGGCCTGGGCTGGGGCGCAGCGCTTGGAATCGCGCTGGGCGCTTTAGTGCTGGCACCAGCGATGCCGGGAAAGGTGGACCTCGGCTTCTCCCAGTACAAGGCTGACGCCCCCGCGAAGCCAGCCGTAGATAATTCGGAACTTGAGGCGGCGCAGGCGCGAGCAGAGGAGGCGAACGACCTGTTGGCGCAGGAATCCGGCTCCATCGTCTCGGGTGCGCTGAAGGACGTGCCGGTGACCATCGTGCGCACGGCCGCGGCGGACTCGGAAGATGTCGAGTCCGTGCGCTGGCTGCTCAACGCCGCCGGAGCGTCCGACTCCGGCGAGCTGACACTGACGGAGCGTTTCTCCGACCAGGCGGGCGCGGACGAGCTGTCCAGCATCGTCGCAAACACGCTGCCCTCGGGTGCGAAGCTGTCGGTGGAGGACCGTTCCCCGGGACTTCACGCAGGTCAGTCTCTCGCGACCGTGCTGTTCGACGACGGCACTTCCGGCGAATCCAAAACTTTGCCGGATGACCGCACGCTTGTGCTGGACTCGCTGCAGCAGGCCGGGTTTATCGAATTCAGCGGTTCCATCGTGCCCGCCGGCGCGGTGGTGATCGTGGATGGGCCGGCGCGAAGCAGCGACTTCAGCGCACAAGTCATCGGCGACTTTGCCAAGGCGCTCGGGGCGGAAGGCAAGACCGCGCTGGCTACCCAGGGCGCTGAGCCCGATGCGATCAGCGGGGTAAAGACTGTCGGCGGTGTGGACGCGGAAGCTGGGCGCATCAAGTCCGTGCTTGCGGTGTCCAGTGGTGGCGGCGAGGCCTAA
- a CDS encoding pseudouridine synthase, whose translation MTPPARRDGTPDKRGKDDTFYISYAKPAKKQNVRLNKRRQNAAKNQPNPLDDNWWDEDPAAAKAAAEGVRLQKVLAQAGVASRRHAEAMIEQGRVEVNGEIVMRQGMRVNPNVDIIRVDGARINVNEEHEYFVFNKPRGVHSTMKDEMDRVSVGSYLAERTASGQRLFHVGRLDADTEGLLLLTNDGEMANRLTHPKYEVAKTYLATVLGEANNAVVKQLKGGIELDDGPAKVDYAQIVDVHNGQSIIRVELHEGRKHIVRRMLKQAGFPVQRLVRTKFHTVQLGDMKPGSMRALNSSELASLYKAVGM comes from the coding sequence ATGACACCACCCGCTCGCCGAGATGGCACACCGGATAAGCGTGGGAAGGACGATACGTTCTACATCTCCTACGCCAAGCCGGCTAAGAAACAGAATGTCCGCCTGAACAAGAGGCGCCAAAACGCCGCGAAGAATCAACCGAACCCGCTGGACGATAACTGGTGGGACGAAGACCCAGCAGCGGCGAAGGCCGCGGCTGAAGGCGTTCGACTGCAGAAGGTGCTCGCGCAAGCGGGCGTAGCTTCCCGTCGTCACGCAGAAGCGATGATCGAGCAGGGCCGCGTCGAGGTCAACGGCGAAATCGTGATGCGCCAGGGCATGCGCGTGAACCCGAACGTGGACATCATCCGCGTCGACGGCGCGCGCATCAACGTCAACGAGGAGCACGAGTACTTCGTCTTCAACAAGCCCCGTGGCGTGCACTCGACCATGAAGGACGAGATGGACCGCGTCTCGGTGGGTTCCTACCTAGCGGAGCGCACCGCGTCCGGCCAGCGCCTGTTCCACGTCGGCCGCCTCGATGCGGACACCGAGGGCCTGCTGTTGCTCACGAACGACGGCGAAATGGCCAACCGCCTGACCCACCCGAAGTACGAGGTGGCCAAGACCTACTTGGCCACGGTGCTCGGCGAGGCCAACAATGCGGTGGTCAAGCAGCTCAAGGGGGGCATCGAGCTTGACGACGGCCCCGCGAAGGTGGACTACGCGCAAATCGTGGACGTGCACAACGGCCAGTCCATCATCCGCGTGGAGCTGCACGAAGGCCGCAAGCACATTGTGCGCCGCATGCTGAAACAGGCCGGGTTCCCGGTGCAGCGCCTCGTTCGCACTAAGTTCCACACGGTACAGCTCGGCGACATGAAGCCGGGCTCCATGCGCGCGCTGAACTCTTCTGAGCTGGCATCGCTGTACAAGGCGGTGGGGATGTAA